One window from the genome of Anolis sagrei isolate rAnoSag1 chromosome 4, rAnoSag1.mat, whole genome shotgun sequence encodes:
- the LOC137096771 gene encoding protocadherin alpha-4-like has translation MVAWQNDSVLKQLLHLILLHTAWEMGSGQLHYSVPEESQHGTFVGRIAQDLGLEVSELVPRMFRMVSEGQKDFFEVNMQNGILFVNSRIDREELCAKNIDCSIHLEVIVDKPLRVFHVEVEIRDINDNAPVFSANEQILSIAEFITATGARFPLEGASDADIGPNALLTYKLRPNDYFSVEQKTDGHHNKPLAIVLRKPLDREEIPTHHLLLTATDGGKPELTGTAQLMIKVLDTNDNPPVFNQSVYRIKLVENAVNGTLVIKLNAIDLDEKTNGEISYSFSTHVAPDVRNIFRINSNTGEVTVKGRVDFEDRSVYDLQIVAEDKGNPPLSEHCQLIIEVLDVNDNAPKVSVSSLSVPVPEDSPPGTVVGLISVSDKDSEANGQVTCSLWPPGLPFKLVSTFKNYYSLVVSEHLDREHMAEYGLMVVAQDQGVPSLSASSSVDVPISDINDNAPGFAQPSYTVFVKENNPPGAHIFTVSAFDPDIAENSLINYWIDEKLWPLSSYISVHSESGKLYALQPLDYEELKLLEFQVNAKDAGLPSLCGNVTIQVFVVDENDNAPAVTGQTEDNSILLVVPVSAGHMLGKIHALDADSGYNAWLRYELPEGNSGPWRVGLYSGEISTIRSVDESEGSRSHNLRVLVKDHGKPQLSATATLSVSLVTSAQAIQTNIRLPRTDETLKPKADLVNLYLIIAICSVSSLFLLAVITYVALRCQFQPKEPMVYGPGTATLVCASEVGSWSYSNRHSHILAGVNGEALAKNDLMVFSPNIPASSENGNQQDLLCGTVSMIHGRFLFSDIGL, from the coding sequence ATGGTTGCCTGGCAGAATGATTCTGTGCTGAAGCAGCTGCTGCATCTGATTCTCCTCCACACAGCCTGGGAGATGGGGAGCGGCCAGCTCCATTATTCTGTGCCGGAGGAATCCCAGCATGGCACCTTTGTGGGCCGCATTGCCCAGGACCTGGGGCTGGAGGTGAGTGAGCTGGTGCCTCGGATGTTTCGGATGGTCTCAGAAGGACAGAAAGACTTCTTTGAGGTAAATATGCAGAATGGGATCTTGTTTGTGAATTCCAGGATAGACAGGGAGGAGCTGTGTGCAAAGAACATTGATTGCTCCATCCATCTGGAGGTGATTGTTGATAAACCCCTGAGGGTTTTCCATGTGGAGGTGGAGATCAGGGATATAAATGACAATGCTCCTGTTTTCTCTGCAAATGAACAAATTTTGAGCATAGCAGAATTTATAACAGCAACTGGAGCTAGGTTCCCATTAGAGGGAGCCTCTGATGCTGATATTGGTCCTAATGCTCTTCTAACCTACAAGCTGAGGCCGAATGACTATTTCAGTGTGGAACaaaaaacagatggccatcataaTAAACCCTTGGCAATTGTTTTGAGGAAACCATTGGACAGAGAGGAGATCCCTACCCATCATTTGTTACTCACAGCCACTGATGGGGGAAAACCAGAACTCACTGGCACAGCCCAGCTGATGATCAAAGTGCTGGATACCAATGACAACCCTCCTGTGTTTAACCAGTCAGTTTACAGGATAAAATTGGTAGAAAATGCAGTTAATGGGACACTAGTTATCAAATTGAATGCTATTGACTTAGATGAAAAAACTAATGGAGAAATCTCTTACTCATTTTCTACTCATGTAGCGCCAGATGTTCGAAATATTTTTAGGATAAATTCTAATACAGGGGAAGTAACAGTAAAAGGAAGAGTAGATTTTGAAGATAGAAGTGTATATGATCTTCAGATTGTAGCAGAAGATAAAGGCAATCCTCCATTATCTGAGCACTGCCAATTGATTATTGAAGTGTTGGATGTGAATGACAATGCTCCAAAGGTGTCAGTCTCATCCCTCTCAGTGCCAGTCCCAGAGGACTCCCCACCAGGGACAGTGGTGGGCCTCATCAGTGTGTCAGACAAGGACTCTGAGGCCAATGGTCAAGTCACATGTTCCCTGTGGCCTCCTGGCCTCCCCTTCAAACTGGTGTCCACCTTCAAGAATTACTATTCCTTAGTGGTGTCTGAGCACTTGGATCGGGAACATATGGCTGAGTATGGATTGATGGTAGTGGCCCAAGACCAAGGGGTCCCATCTTTGTCAGCCAGTAGTTCTGTGGATGTGCCAATCAGTGACATCAATGACAATGCACCTGGTTTTGCGCAGCCTTCTTACACAGTCTTTGTGAAGGAGAATAATCCACCAGGTGCCCATATCTTCACAGTGTCTGCCTTTGACCCAGACATAGCGGAGAACAGCCTCATAAATTACTGGATCGATGAAAAGCTGTGGCCACTCTCAAGTTACATTTCAGTACATTCAGAGAGTGGGAAACTTTATGCTTTGCAGCCTTTGGattatgaggagctgaagctttTGGAGTTCCAAGTGAATGCCAAGGATGCTGGACTGCCTTCCTTGTGTGGCAACGTAACTATTCAAGTCTTTGTGGTGGATGAAAATGATAATGCACCTGCAGTGACTGGGCAGACAGAAGACAACTCTATCCTTCTAGTGGTTCCTGTGTCAGCTGGGCACATGCTAGGCAAGATTCATGCTCTTGATGCTGATTCAGGATACAATGCATGGCTGCGCTATGAACTGCCTGAAGGAAATAGTGGACCTTGGCGTGTGGGCCTGTATAGTGGTGAAATAAGTACCATCCGCTCTGTGGATGAGTCAGAAGGAAGCAGGAGTCACAACCTGCGTGTACTTGTAAAGGATCATGGTAAGCCTCAACTATCAGCCACGGCCACACTGAGTGTATCACTAGTGACAAGTGCCCAGGCCATTCAAACCAACATCCGCCTTCCCAGGACCGATGAGACCTTAAAGCCTAAGGCAGACCTTGTCAATTTATACTTGATCATTGCCATCTGCTCAGTGTCCAGTTTATTTCTGCTGGCAGTCATCACGTATGTAGCTCTGCGGTGCCAGTTTCAGCCCAAGGAGCCAATGGTATATGGTCCCGGAACAGCCACACTGGTCTGTGCCAGCGAAGTGGGCAGCTGGTCCTATTCAAACCGCCACAGCCACATCCTGGCAGGAGTAAATGGGGAGGCTCTGGCTAAGAATGACCTCATGGTCTTCAGTCCCAACATCCCTGCTTCTTCTGAGAATGGGAATCAGCAGGACCTCCTCTGTGGAACGGTTAGTATGATTCATGGTAGGTTTTTGTTTTCTGACATTGGACTGTAA